From Saccopteryx leptura isolate mSacLep1 chromosome 3, mSacLep1_pri_phased_curated, whole genome shotgun sequence, one genomic window encodes:
- the LOC136400343 gene encoding guanylate-binding protein 2-like: protein MASESHMPAPVCLIENTKGQLTVNQEALKILSGIRQPVVVVAIVGLYRTGKSYLMNKLAGKKEGFSLGSTVQSHTKGIWMWCVPHPEKPKYTLVLLDTEGLGDVEKGDNKNDSWIFALAILLSSTFVYNSMGTINQMAMDQLHYVTELTDRIRAKSSPVNSEVDDSADFVSFFPAFVWTLRDFSLELEANGKPITADEYLDLSLKLKQGTNMEIKSFNEPRLCIRKFFPKKKCFIFDRPAQRKYLVHLEQLQEDDLNPEFTEQVADFCSYIFKYSEAKTLSGGITVNGPRLESLVLTYVKAISSGELPCMENAVLALAQIENSAAVQKAIAHYEQQMGQKVQLPTETLQELLDLHRAIEKEAIEVFMKNSFKDVGQNFQTKLAECLVAKRDDFCKQNVRASSDHCSALLQDIFSPLEEDVKQGKFSKSGGYHLFIQKMEELKKKYYQVPRKGIQAEETLKKYLESKESVADALLQTDQSLTEKEKEIEVERIKAENAEAAAKMLEEMQKKNQQMMEEKEKSYQEHLKQLTEKMELERAQLMAEQERILALKLEENERLLREGFKEESRKLQEEMRAIENSRTSGGICTIL from the exons ATGGCCTCAGAGAGCCACATGCCAGCCCCAGTGTGCCTCATTGAGAACACTAAAGGGCAACTGACAGTTAATCAGGAAGCTCTGAAGATCCTGTCTGGCATTAGACAGCCTGTTGTGGTGGTGGCCATCGTGGGTCTCTACCGCACGGGCAAATCCTACCTGATGAACAAGCTGGCTGGGAAGAAGGAGG GCTTCTCTCTGGGTTCCACGGTGCAGTCTCACACCAAGGGAATCTGGATGTGGTGTGTGCCTCATCCTGAGAAGCCGAAATACACCCTCGTTCTGCTTGACACCGAGGGCCTCGGAGATGTAGAGAAG GGAGACAACAAGAATGACTCCTGGATCTTTGCCTTGGCCATCCTCCTGAGCAGCACTTTTGTATACAACAGCATGGGAACCATCAACCAGATGGCCATGGACCAACTGCA CTATGTAACAGAGCTGACTGATCGAATCAGGGCAAAATCCTCACCTGTTAACAGTGAGGTTGACGACTCAGCCGACTTTGTGAGTTTCTTTCCAGCCTTTGTGTGGACACTGAGAGATTTCTCCCTGGAGCTAGAAGCAAATGGAAAACCCATCACTGCTGATGAGTACCTGGACTTGTCATTGAAACTAAAACAAG GTACCAATATGGAGATTAAAAGCTTTAACGAACCGCGGTTGTGCATCCGAAAGTTCTTCCCAAAGAAGAAGTGCTTCATCTTTGACCGTCCTGCTCAGAGGAAGTACCTTGTCCACCTGGAACAGCTACAGGAGGATGATCTGAACCCTGAGTTCACAGAACAAGTAGCAGATTTCTGTTCCTACATCTTCAAATATTCTGAAGCCAAAACTCTCTCAGGAGGCATCACAGTCAATGGGCCTC GACTGGAAAGCTTGGTGCTGACCTATGTTAAGGCCATCAGCAGTGGGGAGCTGCCCTGCATGGAGAACGCAGTCCTGGCCTTGGCCCAGATAGAGAACTCAGCCGCAGTGCAAAAGGCCATTGCCCACTATGAGCAGCAGATGGGCCAGAAGGTGCAGCTGCCCACAGAAACCCTCCAGGAGCTGCTGGACCTGCATAGGGCCATTGAGAAAGAGGCCATTGAAGTCTTCATGAAGAATTCCTTCAAGGATGTGGGCCAAAATTTCCAGACGAAACTAGCG GAATGTTTAGTAGCAAAACGTGATGACTTTTGTAAGCAGAATGTGAGAGCATCATCAGATCATTGCTCAGCCTTACTTCAAGATATTTTTAGTCCTCTAGAAGAAGATGTGAAGCAGGGGAAATTTTCTAAATCAGGAGGTTATCATCTTTTTATTCAGAAGATGGAGGAGCTGAAGAAAAAGTACTACCAAGTGCCCAGAAAGGGGATACAG GCAGAAGAGACACTGAAGAAATACCTGGAGTCCAAAGAGAGTGTGGCTGATGCTCTTCTACAGACTGATCAGTCacttacagaaaaggaaaaagagattgAAG TGGAACGTATAAAGGCTGAAAATGCAGAGGCTGCAGCAAAAATGTTGGAAGAAATGCAAAAGAAGAATCAGCAGAtgatggaagagaaagaaaagagttaTCAAGAACATTTGAAACAATTGACTGAGAAGATGGAGTTGGAGAGGGCCCAGTTAATGGCAGAGCAAGAGAGGATTCTCGCTCTGAAACTTGAG GAAAATGAACGGCTTCTCAGAGAAGGATTCAAGGAAGAAAGCAGGAAACTTCAAGAAGAGATGAGGGCTATCGAGAACAGCAGAACCTCAGGAGGAATATGtactatactttaa